The Chryseobacterium nakagawai genome has a segment encoding these proteins:
- a CDS encoding urease accessory protein UreD: protein MDSRLNIIAGFKGGESYVKDLYVSLPFRVVSVGQRKSDKKLYQMVMSSSPGILDGDHYHLDVALEKGSSLQLQSQSYQRLFNMEDKAVQELNVMMEDETSFAYVPHPIVPHEDSNFKSKANVHIGKNSQIIISEIITCGRKHYGEVFKLRRFQNLMEIYHNNKLVVKDNVVIQPDLIPISSIGNLEQYTHQGTLIFYSTKENVDKNGLIEEIVEAATQHIEHMEVGVSAMEDNGFVVRALGHGGELMYNFFVYVQEILWSLE from the coding sequence ATGGATAGTCGTTTAAATATTATCGCAGGATTCAAGGGAGGAGAGTCTTATGTGAAAGATCTTTATGTCTCACTTCCGTTCAGAGTTGTTTCTGTAGGGCAGAGAAAAAGTGACAAAAAGCTCTATCAGATGGTGATGAGCTCCTCCCCGGGAATTCTGGATGGTGACCATTATCATTTGGATGTAGCCCTTGAAAAAGGATCTTCTCTTCAGTTGCAGTCGCAGTCCTACCAGAGACTTTTCAATATGGAAGATAAAGCGGTTCAGGAACTGAATGTAATGATGGAGGATGAAACCTCTTTCGCTTACGTTCCACATCCTATTGTTCCGCATGAAGATTCTAACTTTAAGAGTAAGGCTAATGTTCATATCGGGAAAAACAGCCAGATCATCATCAGTGAAATTATTACCTGCGGAAGAAAGCATTATGGAGAGGTTTTCAAACTGAGACGTTTCCAGAACCTTATGGAAATCTATCATAACAATAAGTTGGTAGTAAAAGATAACGTGGTGATTCAGCCAGACCTGATTCCGATCAGCAGTATTGGTAATCTGGAACAATATACTCATCAGGGAACATTAATCTTCTACAGCACAAAAGAAAATGTAGATAAAAATGGATTGATCGAAGAGATCGTTGAAGCCGCAACTCAACATATTGAACATATGGAAGTAGGGGTTTCTGCTATGGAAGATAATGGTTTTGTAGTAAGAGCCTTAGGGCATGGAGGAGAATTGATGTACAACTTTTTTGTTTATGTGCAGGAAATTCTTTGGTCACTGGAGTAA